Genomic segment of Paenalkalicoccus suaedae:
TAAAGACGAACGTGAAGAAGATAAATCTGCGTCGTATTTTTACGAGGGTGGAATTCGTTCCTTTGTTGAGCACATTAACCGTAAAAAAACAGCGTTACATGAGCCACCTATCTTTATTGAGGGCGAAAAAGAAGGGATCCAGCTTGAGCTAGCCCTTCAGTATAACGATGGATTCGCTAGTAATATTTACTCATTTGCCAATAATATTAACACGCACGAAGGTGGAACGCACGAATCTGGCTTTAAGACTGGTTTGACTCGTGTTATTAACGACTATGCGCGTAAAAATAATCTATTCAAAGAAAACGATCCAAACTTAATCGGAGACGATGTGCGAGAAGGATTAACTGCCATTATCTCTGTTAAAATCCCTGATCCTCAGTTTGAAGGGCAAACGAAAACGAAGCTCGGTAACAGCGAAGCACGTACGATTACCGACTCCCTTTTCTCCGAGCATATGGCGAAGTTTTTAGCGGAGAATCCAACCGTAGCGCGCCAGATTGTGGATAAAGGATTAATGGCATCGAGAGCACGTGACGCAGCTAAAAAAGCGCGCGAATTAACACGTCGTAAATCAGCTCTTGAAGTGAGCTCTTTACCAGGTAAGCTTGCTGACTGCTCCTCACGAGATGCAAAAATCAGTGAGATCTATATCGTAGAGGGTGACTCTGCCGGTGGGTCGGCAAAGCAAGGTCGTGATCGACACTTCCAAGCTATCTTGCCGCTACGAGGGAAAATTATTAACGTAGAAAAAGCACGTTTAGATAAAATATTATCCAATACTGAAGTGCGTGCCATTATTACGGCTCTCGGTACAGGTATTGGAGACGAGTTTGACATTACAAAGGCTCGTTATCATAAAGTGATCATCATGACGGATGCCGATGTCGATGGCGCTCACATTCGTACGCTTCTGTTGACGTTCTTTTATCGGTACATGCGACCACTTATTGAGGAAGGCTACATTTATATCGCGCAGCCACCTCTCTACAAGGTTTCGCAAGGAAAGTCCGTACAATACGCCTATAACGAAAAAGAGATGCAGCGTATCTTTAGCGAGCTAGATGCGACGCCAAAGCCAGGCCTACAGCGCTATAAGGGTCTAGGAGAGATGAATCCTACTCAGCTTTGGGAAACAACGATGGATCCTACGTCTAGAACGTTATTACAGGTCAATTTAAATGATGCATTACTTGCTGATGAAGTGTTTGAGACATTGATGGGTGATCGCGTAGAACCACGCCGTGACTTTATTCAGGCGAACGCGCACTACGTAAAAAACTTAGATATTTAAAGCCAGGTCCCTTTAAAGCTCGTCGTGATATGCGGCGAGCTTTAGAGGAACAGGCATTTACATAGCTACGTGAGGAACGAATAGACTTGGATGAAAGCTATTCGGTGAACGGAGGTAGAGGAAATGGCCGAAGAACAAGATCAATCAAGGGTAAAAGAGATAAATATTAGTCAAGAGATGCGTACATCCTTTATGGATTATGCGATGAGCGTTATTGTAAGTCGAGCATTACCAGACGTACGTGACGGGCTGAAGCCTGTGCACAGACGTATTTTATTTGCCATGAATGAACTGGGTATTACAGCAGATAAAGCCTATAAAAAATCTGCACGTATCGTTGGGGAAGTAATCGGTAAGTATCACCCACACGGTGACTCAGCTGTTTACGAGACGATGGTACGTATGGCGCAGGATTTCAGCTATCGTAATATGCTTGTCGATGGACACGGTAACTTTGGTTCTGTCGATGGCGATGCGGCAGCGGCAATGCGTTATACAGAAGCAAGAATGTCAAAGATCTCGATGGAACTCGTTCGAGACATCAATAAAGACACGATAGACTACCAGGATAACTATGATGGATCCGAATCGGAGCCTATTGTGTTACCTGCTCGTTTCCCAAATCTACTTGTGAACGGAACATCCGGTATCGCAGTAGGAATGGCAACGAATATTCCACCTCACCACTTAGGTGAAGTTATTGAAGGCGTTCTAGCGCTTTCTCGTGATCCAGAGATTACTGTGATGGAATTAATGGAGCATATCCCTGGACCAGATTTCCCTACTGGAGCGGAGATTATGGGTATCTCGGGAATTCGTCGTGCCTATGAGACTGGAAAAGGATCGATCACGATTCGTGCTAAAGCAGAGATTGATGAGCATAACAATAAGCCACGAATTATCGTAAATGAGCTACCTTATCAAGTGAACAAAGCACGTCTTATCGAAAAAATCGCAGAGCTTGTTCGTGATAAAAAAATCGATGGTATTACCGATTTGCGGGATGAGTCAGACCGTAACGGAATGCGCATTGTGATTGAGCTTCGTCGCGATGCGAATGCGAACGTTCTTTTGAATAACTTATATAAGCAAACGGCACTTCAGTCGAGCTTTGGTATTAATATGCTCGCATTAGTAGATGGACAGCCGAAGGTTCTCTCCCTAAAAGAGACGCTGTATCACTATTTAGAGCATCAAAAAGTCGTTATTCGTCGTCGTACAGAGTTTGAGCTTAAGAAAGCAGCGGCACGTGCGCACATTCTTGAAGGTCTACGTATTGCGTTAGATCATCTAGATGAAGTTATTTCATTGATTCGAGGATCTCAGACAACGGAGATCGCACGTAATGGATTAATTGATCGCTTTGAGCTATCACATGACCAAGCTCAAGCGATTCTTGACATGCGTCTACAGCGTTTAACAGGTTTAGAGCGTGACAAGATCGAAGGCGAATATAAAGAGCTTATGGCGCGTATTGAAGAGCTTGAAGGTATTCTAGCTGATGGCGAAAAAGTGTTAGAGATCATTCGCGAGGAATTAATTGATATTCGCGATCGTTATGCAGACGATCGTCGTACGGTTATTTCTTTAGGAGAAGATATGTTTGAGGATGAAGATTTAATCCCACGACAAAACGTCGTTATCACTCTCTCACACTCCGGTTATATTAAGCGTCTCCCTGTATCTACGTACCGTAGTCAAAAGCGTGGTGGACGTGGTGTGCAAGGAATGGGAACGCACGATGAGGACTTCGTTCGTCATCTATTTGTCACGAACTCACACGATCACCTTCTATTCTTCACGAATAAAGGAAAGGTTTATCGCATTAAAGGGTATGAGGTACCAGAGCAAAAGCGTACTTCTAAAGGAATCCCGATTATTAACCTGCTACAAATTGAGCAAGGGGAATATATCAGTGCGATCATCCCGATCTCAGAGTTTACAGATTCACATTCGTTATTCTTCATGACCAAGCAAGGTCTTGCTAAGCGTACGGAACTATCTGCATTTGCTAAGATTCGACGCGGCGGTCTCTTTGCGATTAACCTTCGCGAGGGCGATGAACTGCATGGTGTACGTCTAACGAATGGCGAGCAGGAGATCATCACTGGTACGAAGAAGGGTATGTCGATTCGTTTCCACGAGAAGCAGGTTAGGCAGATGGGCCGAACTGCAACTGGTGTGAAGGGGATTACGCTCCAGGAGGACGATGAAGTAGTCGGTATGGATATTATCGAGAGCGACCAAGCAGTCCTTATCGTAACAGAAAACGGGTTTGGAAAGCGTACCCCAATCGATGAGTACCGAGAGCAATCTCGAGGTGGTAAAGGGATTAAGACGTGTAACATTACCGATAAGAACGGAGACGTTATTTCTCTTAAGATGGTACACCCAGACCACGATCTAATGGTTATTACAACGAATGGTGTTATCATTCGTATGCACGTAGATGAAATCTCGCAAACAGGTCGTAATACACAAGGTGTTCGTTTGATCCGAGTAGGAGAAGAAGAATACGTATCGACTGTAGCACGAGTAAATATTGATGAAGAAGACCTTGAAGACGATGAGCTATTAGAAGGAGAAGAAGAATCTGTAGAAGCGACAGATGAAGCTATTCCTACTGAAGATAGTGAGGAAGACGAAACAGACACTGACTCAGAAGAATAATCATAATGAAAAAGCCACGTGTGAACATTTATGTTCACACGTGGCTTTTTTCAAAAAGGTAAAAAGTCACTCGTTTATAGATGGAATAGTAGGTATTTTATAAGTAATAGTAGAAATATATCGCTTTATTTGATTCATATAGTCTATAATAAGTATATTGACACAGATTTAATTGTGCATTTATTCATGCATAACATACAATAAAGGGTAATTATGAGGGATTCGACGGTAGCAAACTAACTGATAGAGAATGGATACGCGATGAGGGAACAGAAGGGAGAGAACAGCATGCATGTAACAATTAGTGAGCTTGTACCAGGCTGCATTTTATCAAAGGATGTTTATGTAAAAGCAAATAAACCATTAATAAAGAGGAAAACCGTATTAACACCAGAGCATATTCACGTTCTCTCCATTTTTCTTGTAGAAAGTGTTCATACAGAGCCTAAATTAGTAAATGGCGCATCTTATCGCCCCAAGGCTGTACTTGAGGAATCAAAAGAGGAGCGCAAATCCCCGTCCTCTCTATCGGACCAGGATTCCTTCCTAAGCAGATATTTACGCGCCGTTCATCTATATAAAAAACAGTTTGCCCATTGGCAGGGTGGCACCAAGCTAGATCCATATGCAATGCGAGAGATCTTCTTACCTTTATACGAAAAAGAAGTGACGAAAGAGCAACTAATGGAGTTGCATCACTATAGTGATAAAGATAACTATATTTCGTACCACGCAGTAGCGGTAGGAATATTAAGTAGTCTTGTTGGAAAGAAGATAGGGTTATCGAATGCAGAAGTGATTCAATTAGGCTTAGCTGGCCTTTTAGCGGATTGCGGAATGGCTCGTATATCATTTAACGTGTTTAATAAAGCATCGGCACTAACAAAAAGTGAATATGAAGAAGTGAAGAAGCATCCAGTAGTCAGCTATAGAATGCTTGAAGAGGTTCCGGGGTTTTCTAAGAAAGCGATGCTTGGAGTATTGCAGCATCATGAACGAGAAGATGGAAGCGGATATCCTCTGTCTATTAAATCAAATAAGCTACATCAATATGGAAAGATCATTGCAGTTGTAGATGCCTATCATGCAATGACTGTAGAAAGGCGCTATCGATCCAAGCAAACTCCTTACAAAGTGATTGAATCTTTGTTAGTTGATGAATTCGGCAAACTAGATCATACCATTGTTAAGGAATTTGTTTCTATGATGCTCCCAATAGCCATCGGCCAGCGCGTTCGATTAACGAACGGATCTAAAGGAGAGATCATCTATTTAAATAAAGAACTCCCTACAAGACCACTGATTCGTTTAGATAGTGGAGAACAGTTTGACTTAGCAGGCTCTATGAATATCTATATAGAAGAAGTATTTTCAAATGAAGAGCAACAGCAGGCAAAAGCTTAATAGATTTAGTATAGGAAGGTTCTATTAGATGCATCTTATCTAATAGAGCCTTTTTTTATTTTTGTGAATAGCTTTTATATAAAGGAGAAGGTTTATTTTGTTGACTGGCAGTTCAGTTAACTAGCCTTTACAAATTGACACGTGAACGGTGGTAAAGGAGGGAAGATTGACTCAAGCGGAGGTCTGGGTGAGCAAAGGGAGCTTGATTTGATGCATACAGATCTTTCTTGATGTAAAGGAAGGCGCTTGACGCATATGGTCCTTAACTTTACACAAAGCAAACTAATAGGGTAGCAAACGAAGGCCGAAGTGATGTGGTGCTCCGAGAATATAGAGAGAACAAACAAAACGCATATAAAGTTTAACCATTATAATGAGACAATTCCTTATGAGTTAGGGTTCCCACCATAATGAAAACTAAATGGAGAGCGCTATATATAAAGGTTTTCTCTCATTTTACATTAGAAGCTTTGCTTGAAGCTCTACACTTTGCTCTTGCTATTGACGCACGGATTGTAAATCTACTATTCTGACTTTAAAAAAGCTATTGCACTATTAGTTTTTTATATGATATATTATTCTTTGTTGCCGCAAAAAGCGAACAACACTAAAGCGAAAAACAATTCAAAATTATTTTTAAATAGTATTGACTTTGTCGAGTAGCTGCGATACAATGTAATAAGTCGCCAAGAACGAACGGCGTCGAAACAACTTGCTCTTTGAAAACTAAACAAAAGACGAAGCGAAGGAATTAAAAGAGATGAAAACCATCTCGTCAATTTTTTTAAATGAAGAACCTAGTTCTTCAAAATGAATCGCTAGATTCGTTGTTCGAGTTTACTCGAACGTTAGTCAGAAGTTCAAACTTCGACGATTTATCGGAGAGTTTGATCCTGGCTCAGGACGAACGCTGGCGGCATGCCTAATACATGCAAGTCGAGCGCAGGAAGCATCACGATCTCTTCGGAGTGAATGATGTGGAATGAGCGGCGGACGGGTGAGTAACACGTGGGCAACCTGCCCTGTAGACTGGGATAACTTCGGGAAACCGAAGCTAATACCGGATAATCAAAGGAACCGCATGGTTCCCTTGTAAAAGTTGGGTTTTACCTAACACTACAGGATGGGCCCGCGGCGCATTAGCTAGTTGGTAAGGTAATGGCTTACCAAGGCGACGATGCGTAGCCGACCTGAGAGGGTGATCGGCCACACTGGGACTGAGACACGGCCCAGACTCCTACGGGAGGCAGCAGTAGGGAATCATCCGCAATGGGCGAAAGCCTGACGGTGCAATGCCGCGTGAACGATGAAGGTCTTCGGATCGTAAAGTTCTGTTATGAGGGAAGAACAAGTGCCGCACGAATAGACCGGCACCTTGACGGTACCTCACGAGAAAGCCCCGGCTAACTACGTGCCAGCAGCCGCGGTAATACGTAGGGGGCAAGCGTTGTCCGGAATTATTGGGCGTAAAGCGCGCGCAGGCGGTCTCTTAAGTCTGATGTGAAAGCCCACGGCTCAACCGTGGAGGGTCATTGGAAACTGGGAGACTTGAGTGTAAGAGAGGAAAGTGGAATTCCATGTGTAGCGGTGAAATGCGTAGATATATGGAGGAACACCAGTGGCGAAGGCGACTTTCTGGCTTACAACTGACGCTGAGGCGCGAAAGCGTGGGGAGCAAACAGGATTAGATACCCTGGTAGTCCACGCCGTAAACGATGAGTGCTAGGTGTTAGGGGTTTCGATGCCCTTAGTGCCGAAGTTAACACATTAAGCACTCCGCCTGGGGAGTACGGCCGCAAGGCTGAAACTCAAAGGAATTGACGGGGGCCCGCACAAGCAGTGGAGCATGTGGTTTAATTCGAAGCAACGCGAAGAACCTTACCAGGTCTTGACATCCTCTGCCACTCCTAGAGATAGGACGTTCCCCTTCGGGGGACAGAGTGACAGGTGGTGCATGGTTGTCGTCAGCTCGTGTCGTGAGATGTTGGGTTAAGTCCCGCAACGAGCGCAACCCTTGACCTTAGTTGCCAGCATTTAGTTGGGCACTCTAAGGTGACTGCCGGTGACAAACCGGAGGAAGGTGGGGACGACGTCAAATCATCATGCCCCTTATGACCTGGGCTACACACGTGCTACAATGGATGGTACAAAGGGCAGCAAAACCGCGAGGTTGAGCAAATCCCATAAAGCCATTCTCAGTTCGGATTGTAGGCTGCAACTCGCCTACATGAAGCCGGAATTGCTAGTAATCGCGGATCAGCATGCCGCGGTGAATACGTTCCCGGGCCTTGTACACACCGCCCGTCACACCACGAGAGTTTGTAACACCCGAAGTCGGTGAGGTAACCTTTATGGAGCCAGCCGCCGAAGGTGGGACAGATGATTGGGGTGAAGTCGTAACAAGGTATCCCTACCGGAAGGTGGGGATGGATCACCTCCTTTCTAAGGAGCATTAAGCTCAATCGAACTTCGCATTCGATCCTTTTGTTTAGTTTTGAGAGGGTAAGCCTCTCCGGAAGAACCCCTTGTGGGGTCTATTCCGAGTTGACCTTTGAAAACTGGATAGTAATAAACATGTAGAAAAGAATCACCGGAAAATTATACGTTTGGAAACAAACGAATGGTTTTTCCGAGTGTCTTAGAAGATAGCCAAGAAGTAAAACGACGTCCTAACAGTAAGTTAGGTTAAGCGAATAAGGGCGCACGGTGGATACCTTGGCACTAGGAGCCGATGAAGGACGGGACGAACACCGATATGCTTCGGGGAGCTGTAAGTAAGCGTTGATCCGGAGATTTCCGAATGGGGGAACCCACTACCCGTAATGGGGTAGGATCCATATCTGAATCCATAGGATATGAGAAGGCAGACCCAGGGAACTGAAACATCTTAGTACCTGGAGGAAGAGAAAGCAAATGCGATTTCCTTAGTAGCGGCGAGCGAAACGGAATTAGCCCAAACCAAAAGGCTTGCCTTTTGGGGTTGTAGGACATTCCATACGGAGTAAGAAAGAGAGAGTCTAGACGAAGCGATCTGGAAAGATCCGCGGTACAAGGTAACAGCCCTGTAGTCAAAAGACTCCCTCCTCCGGAGTGTATCCTGAGTACGGCGGGACACGTGAAACCCCGTCGGAATCTGGGAGGACCATCTCCCAAGGCTAAATACTCCCTAGTGACCGATAGTG
This window contains:
- the gyrA gene encoding DNA gyrase subunit A is translated as MAEEQDQSRVKEINISQEMRTSFMDYAMSVIVSRALPDVRDGLKPVHRRILFAMNELGITADKAYKKSARIVGEVIGKYHPHGDSAVYETMVRMAQDFSYRNMLVDGHGNFGSVDGDAAAAMRYTEARMSKISMELVRDINKDTIDYQDNYDGSESEPIVLPARFPNLLVNGTSGIAVGMATNIPPHHLGEVIEGVLALSRDPEITVMELMEHIPGPDFPTGAEIMGISGIRRAYETGKGSITIRAKAEIDEHNNKPRIIVNELPYQVNKARLIEKIAELVRDKKIDGITDLRDESDRNGMRIVIELRRDANANVLLNNLYKQTALQSSFGINMLALVDGQPKVLSLKETLYHYLEHQKVVIRRRTEFELKKAAARAHILEGLRIALDHLDEVISLIRGSQTTEIARNGLIDRFELSHDQAQAILDMRLQRLTGLERDKIEGEYKELMARIEELEGILADGEKVLEIIREELIDIRDRYADDRRTVISLGEDMFEDEDLIPRQNVVITLSHSGYIKRLPVSTYRSQKRGGRGVQGMGTHDEDFVRHLFVTNSHDHLLFFTNKGKVYRIKGYEVPEQKRTSKGIPIINLLQIEQGEYISAIIPISEFTDSHSLFFMTKQGLAKRTELSAFAKIRRGGLFAINLREGDELHGVRLTNGEQEIITGTKKGMSIRFHEKQVRQMGRTATGVKGITLQEDDEVVGMDIIESDQAVLIVTENGFGKRTPIDEYREQSRGGKGIKTCNITDKNGDVISLKMVHPDHDLMVITTNGVIIRMHVDEISQTGRNTQGVRLIRVGEEEYVSTVARVNIDEEDLEDDELLEGEEESVEATDEAIPTEDSEEDETDTDSEE
- the gyrB gene encoding DNA topoisomerase (ATP-hydrolyzing) subunit B: MTMEHSYDESQIQVLEGLEAVRKRPGMYIGSTSGRGLHHLVWEIVDNSIDEAMGGYCDTISVTIGEDNSIKVEDNGRGIPVGIHEKMGRPAVEVIMTVLHAGGKFGGGGYKVSGGLHGVGASVVNALSSDLDVHVHLDGKVHYIAFKRGVPQEDLKVIGETDKTGTVISFKPDEEIFTETTVYDFDILATRLRELAFLNRGLRINIKDEREEDKSASYFYEGGIRSFVEHINRKKTALHEPPIFIEGEKEGIQLELALQYNDGFASNIYSFANNINTHEGGTHESGFKTGLTRVINDYARKNNLFKENDPNLIGDDVREGLTAIISVKIPDPQFEGQTKTKLGNSEARTITDSLFSEHMAKFLAENPTVARQIVDKGLMASRARDAAKKARELTRRKSALEVSSLPGKLADCSSRDAKISEIYIVEGDSAGGSAKQGRDRHFQAILPLRGKIINVEKARLDKILSNTEVRAIITALGTGIGDEFDITKARYHKVIIMTDADVDGAHIRTLLLTFFYRYMRPLIEEGYIYIAQPPLYKVSQGKSVQYAYNEKEMQRIFSELDATPKPGLQRYKGLGEMNPTQLWETTMDPTSRTLLQVNLNDALLADEVFETLMGDRVEPRRDFIQANAHYVKNLDI
- a CDS encoding HD-GYP domain-containing protein; translation: MHVTISELVPGCILSKDVYVKANKPLIKRKTVLTPEHIHVLSIFLVESVHTEPKLVNGASYRPKAVLEESKEERKSPSSLSDQDSFLSRYLRAVHLYKKQFAHWQGGTKLDPYAMREIFLPLYEKEVTKEQLMELHHYSDKDNYISYHAVAVGILSSLVGKKIGLSNAEVIQLGLAGLLADCGMARISFNVFNKASALTKSEYEEVKKHPVVSYRMLEEVPGFSKKAMLGVLQHHEREDGSGYPLSIKSNKLHQYGKIIAVVDAYHAMTVERRYRSKQTPYKVIESLLVDEFGKLDHTIVKEFVSMMLPIAIGQRVRLTNGSKGEIIYLNKELPTRPLIRLDSGEQFDLAGSMNIYIEEVFSNEEQQQAKA